In a genomic window of Candidatus Zixiibacteriota bacterium:
- a CDS encoding glycine zipper domain-containing protein, translating to MTFTKGRLRARIGVLILALMAAGCSGGPLTTREKGAGIGALGGAAAGGLIGAAVGHPGAGAAIGGGLGLGAGALIGDYMQGQEQQQYYSNQQQIQQNQRTIERNRQETQRLRQQQEY from the coding sequence ATGACTTTCACTAAAGGAAGACTTCGCGCCCGAATCGGCGTCTTGATCCTGGCCCTCATGGCTGCGGGGTGCTCTGGCGGTCCCCTCACCACGCGGGAAAAAGGCGCCGGCATCGGAGCTCTCGGGGGCGCGGCCGCCGGTGGTCTCATCGGGGCGGCCGTGGGTCATCCGGGTGCCGGAGCGGCCATCGGCGGCGGCCTTGGTCTGGGAGCCGGAGCCCTCATCGGGGACTACATGCAAGGCCAGGAACAACAGCAGTACTACTCCAACCAGCAGCAGATTCAGCAGAACCAGCGGACCATCGAGCGCAACCGTCAGGAAACTCAGCGCCTCCGCCAGCAGCAGGAGTATTGA